One Canis lupus familiaris isolate Mischka breed German Shepherd chromosome 20, alternate assembly UU_Cfam_GSD_1.0, whole genome shotgun sequence genomic region harbors:
- the RBM15B gene encoding putative RNA-binding protein 15B encodes MKRQSERDSSPSGRGSSSSAKRPREREREAEAGGRRAAHKASGGAKHPVPTRARDKPRGSGGGGGGHRDGRGAGDANHRASSGRSSGSGAGGGGRGGKASGDPGASGASPRASPLPPPPPPPGAEPAGPGSSAAAPEYKTLLISSLSPALPAEHLEDRLFHQFKRFGEISLRLSHTPELGRVAYVNFRHPQDAREARQHALARQLLLYDRPLKVEPVYLRGGGGGGGGGGGGGGGSSRRSSSSSAAASTPPPGPPAPADPLGYLPLHGGYQYKQRSLSPVAAPPLREPRARHAAAAFALDAAAAAAVGLSRERALDYYGLYDDRGRPYGYPAVCEEDLMPEDDQRATRNLFIGNLDHSVSEVELRRAFEKYGIIEEVVIKRPARGQGGAYAFLKFQNLDMAHRAKVAMSGRVIGRNPIKIGYGKANPTTRLWVGGLGPNTSLAALAREFDRFGSIRTIDHVKGDSFAYIQYESLDAAQAACAKMRGFPLGGPDRRLRVDFAKAEETRYPQQYQPSPLPVHYELLPDGYTRHRSLDADLRVRDRTPPHLLYSDRDRTFLEGDWTSPSKSSDRRNSLEGYSRSVRSRSGERWGDGDRGLPKPWEERRKRRSLSSDRGRTTHSPYEERSRTKGGGPQVDRGSDRTPERSRKENHSSDGTKESSSNSLSNSRHGAEERSHHHHHEAPDSSHGKKTRESERNHRTAEAEPKPLEEPKHETKKLKNLSEYAQTLQLGWNGLLVLKNSCFPTSMHILEGDQGVITGLLKDHTSGSKLTQLKIAQRLRLDQPKLDEVTRRIKQGSPNGYAVLLATQATPSGPGTEGMPTVEPGLQRRLLRNLVSYLKQKQAAGVISLPVGGSKGRDSTGMLYAFPPCDFSQQYLQSALRTLGKLEEEHMVIVIVRDTA; translated from the coding sequence ATGAAGAGGCAGAGCGAGCGAGACTCGAGCCCGAGCGGGCGCGGCTCGTCATCGTCGGCCAAGCGGCCGCGGGAGCGCGAACGGGAGGCggaggcgggcgggcggcgggcggcgcacAAGGCCTCGGGCGGCGCCAAGCATCCCGTTCCAACGCGGGCCCGCGACAAACCCCGCGGtagcgggggcggcgggggtgggcATCGCGACGGCCGCGGCGCCGGGGACGCGAATCACCGTGCGAGCAGCGGCCGCTCCTCGGGCTCGGGCGCTGGCGGCGGGGGACGCGGTGGCAAGGCCTCCGGGGACCCAGGCGCTTCAGGTGCATCACCTCGCGCGTCTCCGCTGCCGCCACCTCCGCCACCGCCCGGGGCCGAGCCCGCGGGGCCCGGCTCATCGGCGGCCGCACCCGAGTACAAGACGCTGCTCATCAGCAGCCTGAGCCCCGCGCTGCCCGCCGAGCACCTCGAGGACCGACTCTTCCACCAGTTCAAGCGCTTTGGCGAGATCAGCCTGCGCCTGTCGCACACGCCAGAGCTGGGCCGCGTGGCCTACGTGAACTTCCGGCACCCGCAGGACGCACGCGAGGCCCGCCAGCACGCCCTGGCCCGCCAGCTGCTGCTCTACGACCGGCCGCTCAAGGTGGAGCCGGTGTACCtgcgtggcggcggcggcggcggcggcggcggcggcggcggcggcggcgggagcagccggcgaagcagcagcagcagtgctGCCGCCTCCACGCCGCCCCCagggccgcccgcgcccgccgacCCGCTCGGTTACCTGCCGCTGCACGGCGGCTACCAGTACAAGCAGCGCTCTCTGTCCCCAGTGGCCGCCCCTCCGCTACGGGAGCCCCGCGCCCGCCACGCCGCGGCGGCCTTTGCCCTGgatgctgccgccgccgccgcagtaGGACTGTCCCGGGAGCGGGCCCTGGACTACTACGGTCTGTACGACGACCGCGGGCGCCCATACGGCTACCCCGCCGTGTGCGAGGAGGACCTGATGCCTGAGGACGACCAGCGGGCCACGCGCAACCTCTTCATCGGGAACCTGGACCACAGCGTGTCCGAGGTGGAGTTGCGGCGGGCCTTTGAGAAGTACGGCATCATTGAGGAGGTGGTCATCAAGAGACCTGCCCGTGGCCAGGGTGGTGCGTATGCCTTCCTCAAGTTCCAGAATCTAGACATGGCCCACAGGGCCAAGGTGGCCATGTCGGGCCGGGTGATTGGCCGAAACCCCATTAAGATAGGCTATGGCAAGGCCAACCCCACCACTCGCCTCTGGGTGGGCGGCCTGGGACCTAACACCTCACTGGCCGCTCTGGCCCGGGAGTTTGACCGCTTCGGGAGCATTCGGACCATTGATCACGTCAAGGGAGATAGTTTTGCTTACATCCAGTATGAGAGCTTGGATGCAGCTCAGGCCGCCTGCGCAAAAATGAGGGGCTTTCCCTTGGGTGGTCCAGACCGAAGGCTGCGTGTGGATTTTGCCAAAGCAGAGGAGACCCGGTATCCCCAGCAGTACcagccctcacccctccctgtgCATTATGAGCTGCTCCCAGATGGATATACCCGGCATCGAAGCCTGGATGCAGACCTCCGGGTGCGGGATAGGACCCCCCCACACCTCCTGTACTCAGACCGGGACCGGACCTTTTTGGAAGGGGACTGGACCAGCCCTAGTAAAAGCTCTGACCGCCGAAACAGCCTGGAGGGCTACAGCCGCTCAGTGCGCAGCCGGAGTGGGGAGCGCTGGGGAGATGGGGACCGGGGCCTGCCCAAGCCCTGGGAGGAGAGGCGGAAGCGGAGGAGCCTCTCCAGTGACCGCGGGAGGACAACCCACTCCCCTTACGAGGAGAGGAGCAGGACCAAGGGTGGTGGGCCACAGGTGGACCGGGGCTCTGACCGCACTCCTGAGCGCAGCCGTAAGGAGAATCACTCCAGTGATGGGACCAAGGAGTCGAGCAGCAACTCCCTCAGCAACAGCAGACACGGGGCTGAGGAGCggagccaccaccaccaccacgaggCTCCAGACTCTTCCCATGGGAAGAAGACCCGAGAGAGCGAGCGCAATCATCGGACCGCTGAGGCTGAACCCAAGCCTCTGGAAGAGCCAAAACACGAGACCAAAAAGCTCAAGAATCTTTCCGAGTATGCCCAGACACTGCAGCTGGGTTGGAATGGGCTCCTAGTGTTGAAAAACAGCTGCTTCCCAACATCTATGCACATCCTAGAGGGGGACCAAGGGGTTATCACGGGCCTCCTCAAAGACCACACTTCCGGGAGCAAGCTGACCCAGCTGAAGATTGCCCAGCGTCTGCGGCTGGACCAGCCCAAGCTCGATGAGGTCACGCGGCGCATCAAGCAGGGGAGCCCCAATGGCTATGCGGTGCTcctagccacccaggcgacccccaGCGGGCCTGGCACTGAGGGGATGCCCACGGTGGAGCCAGGCCTACAGAGGCGGCTTCTCAGGAACCTGGTCTCCTACTTGAAACAGAAGCAGGCCGCAGGGGTGATCAGCCTGCCGGTGGGTGGGTCCAAGGGCAGAGACAGCACAGGCATGCTCTACGCCTTCCCGCCCTGCGACTTTTCACAGCAGTACCTCCAGTCAGCACTGAGGACATTGGGCAAGCTAGAGGAGGAACACATGGTGATAGTTATAGTAAGAGACACTGCCTAG
- the MANF gene encoding LOW QUALITY PROTEIN: mesencephalic astrocyte-derived neurotrophic factor (The sequence of the model RefSeq protein was modified relative to this genomic sequence to represent the inferred CDS: inserted 2 bases in 1 codon), translating into MGTRRVGGRGGRPXQWGTTARGRDLEVAPHGGRGSVGRRRRRWRMWATHGLAVALALSVLPGGRTLRPGDCEVCISYLGRFYQDLKDRDVTFSPSSIEKELIKFCREARGKENRLCYYIGATDDAATKIINEVSKPLAHHIPVEKVCEKLKKKDSQICELKYDKQIDLRTVDLKKLRVRELKKILDDWGETCKGCAEKSDYIRKINELMPKYAPKAASSRTDL; encoded by the exons ATGGGAACGCGGCGAGTAGGAGGGCGCGGGGGCCGCCC CCAATGGGGAACTACGGCGCGCGGCCGGGACCTGGAGGTAGCGCCGCACGGCGGGCGCGGTTCAGtcgggcggcggcggaggcggtgGAGGATGTGGGCCACGCACGGGCTGGCGGTGGCGCTGGCTTTGAGCGTGCTGCCCGGCGGCCGGACTCTGCGGCCGGGCGACTGCGAAG TCTGCATCTCTTATCTGGGAAGATTTTATCAGGACCTCAAAGACAGAGATGTCACATTCTCACCATCCTCTATtgaaaaagaacttataaaattctgCCGGGAAGCAAGAGGCAAAGAGAATCGGTTG TGCTACTACATTGGGGCCACAGACGATGCTGCCACTAAAATCATCAACGAGGTGTCAAAGCCCCTGGCCCACCACATCCCTGTGGAGAAGGTCTGTGAGAAGCTCAAGAAGAAGGACAGCCAGATCTGTGAGCTAAAGTATG ACAAGCAGATCGACCTGCGCACGGTGGACCTGAAGAAGCTCCGGGTTAGAGAGCTCAAGAAGATTCTGGACGACTGGGGGGAGACATGCAAAGGCTGTGCAGAGAAGTCTGACTACATACGGAAGATTAATGAACTGATGCCTAAATATGCCCCCAAGGCAGCCAGTTCACGGACTGACTTGTAG